The Xenorhabdus doucetiae genome has a window encoding:
- a CDS encoding IS630 family transposase — MKIHLTPEQKRALELMHDTTRDSRVCDRIKAVLLASEGWTAQMIAQALRIHETTVSRHLKDFIAQEKLTPENGGSESHLSAKQTADLVDYLTANLLHTTAQIVDYVRARWQVSFSVGGMTKWLHRQGFSYKKPKGVPHKFDADKQQQFIDDYQSLKDRAGQNEPILFIDAVHPSQSTKLSYGWMKAGKNQVKVVETTGSRTRLNLLGALNLQRIEDTVIREYPSINAENIAYFFGAIRETYPLSQKIHIILDGAGYHRAELVKEVAYVLNIELHYLPPYSPNLNPIERLWKYMNEQVRNNVYFPDAKTFRETLRHFFHVTLPEKAKELTTRLTDNFQILKPASSS, encoded by the coding sequence ATGAAAATTCATCTGACACCAGAACAAAAACGTGCCCTCGAATTGATGCATGATACCACTCGTGATAGTCGAGTCTGTGATCGCATCAAGGCCGTGCTTTTGGCGTCAGAGGGCTGGACAGCTCAGATGATTGCTCAGGCCTTACGTATTCATGAAACTACGGTAAGCCGTCACCTAAAAGATTTCATCGCGCAGGAAAAACTCACCCCCGAAAATGGCGGTTCTGAAAGCCATCTCTCTGCCAAACAAACCGCCGATCTGGTTGATTATTTGACGGCAAATTTGCTGCATACGACCGCTCAAATTGTGGATTATGTACGAGCTCGTTGGCAGGTGTCTTTCAGCGTGGGAGGCATGACGAAATGGCTTCACCGACAAGGTTTCAGCTACAAAAAGCCAAAGGGCGTTCCTCATAAATTCGATGCGGATAAGCAGCAACAATTTATTGATGACTACCAGTCTCTGAAAGACCGGGCAGGTCAGAATGAACCTATCCTATTTATTGATGCGGTGCATCCTTCGCAGTCCACAAAGCTCAGCTATGGTTGGATGAAAGCGGGGAAAAATCAGGTAAAAGTGGTCGAAACCACCGGCAGTCGTACCCGTCTCAATCTTCTGGGCGCCCTCAATTTACAACGAATTGAAGACACCGTGATCCGTGAATACCCGAGTATCAATGCCGAAAATATCGCGTATTTTTTCGGCGCTATTAGAGAAACTTACCCACTTTCGCAAAAAATTCATATTATTCTGGATGGGGCGGGTTACCACCGGGCAGAATTGGTGAAAGAGGTGGCATATGTCCTTAATATTGAACTGCATTACCTACCGCCTTACAGCCCAAACCTCAATCCAATAGAGCGATTGTGGAAGTATATGAATGAGCAAGTACGTAACAATGTTTATTTTCCGGATGCGAAGACATTCCGTGAAACCCTTCGTCACTTTTTTCATGTCACTTTGCCAGAAAAAGCGAAAGAACTCACGACTAGACTGACTGACAACTTTCAGATTTTAAAACCTGCATCTTCAAGTTAG
- a CDS encoding primase-like DNA-binding domain-containing protein produces MNHWQSLLPACGVEVPAKGKHGACPICGGTDRFHFIDDHHNGDWHCRQCDEPNHGDGLDLVARTKGITVFAAAKLVSGALALPLPKPKPANQVVPKSEAPSIVEKVNRLLSQATLGQSGYLAKKGLQCPKQRLLKEGILLLIIQTLNGTITGAQTIKPNGEKRLVAGSQKKGSVIPVSEITGTPDTCIITEGYATALTISQLHEGVVLAALDEGNLPNVAEQVRERWPDAKIILAADNDWHEPGALDKNGKPKKNVGKIAAEKTAKAINGWVALPPTEYKADWDDYRQRHGIEAAKQAFSHGLYQVGEKKAVNAEAAVIHENKKKSPHLAQMAASQRGELLAEYYGKVAVNPESEMVYRYNGATWETVPDSELLRAMVAIFNQHETPYSPNGINNAISAMKLQIPVIGEQRRDLIGFSNGVYDLSEQVFRPHQPAHWLINHNGIEFTQPVADENLQDHAPYFYRWLSHSAGQDKDKMARINAALFMILANRYDWQLFIEVTGEGGSGKSVFTYIATLLAGEHNTASGNMKALDEARGRYQFVGKSLITLPDQVKYVGEGAGIKAITGGDLIEVDGKYEKQFSTIIKAVVLATNNEPMSFTERNGGISRRRVIFPFNIPVKESEKDPQLLEKISRELPVIIRHLLTEFADQNKAKKLLQAQRDSSEALSVKCHSDPLYRFCGYLVSVDNIIGMKMGNKNISPRAPRIYLYHAYLSFMEAHGFERPLTLTKFGDSIPKIMQEYRKDYRKVRTKQGYSYNVALSEEAEEWLPAVPELHRG; encoded by the coding sequence ATGAATCATTGGCAAAGTCTGTTGCCAGCCTGTGGCGTTGAGGTTCCGGCAAAGGGCAAGCATGGCGCTTGTCCGATATGTGGGGGAACTGACCGTTTTCACTTCATCGACGATCACCATAACGGCGACTGGCATTGTCGCCAGTGTGATGAGCCGAATCATGGTGACGGGCTGGATTTAGTGGCGAGAACCAAAGGGATCACAGTCTTTGCAGCCGCTAAGTTAGTTTCGGGTGCGCTGGCTCTGCCCTTACCGAAACCCAAGCCTGCCAATCAAGTGGTTCCCAAATCGGAGGCTCCCTCGATAGTCGAGAAGGTGAACAGGCTCTTGTCTCAAGCCACGCTTGGGCAATCCGGTTATCTGGCGAAAAAAGGGCTGCAATGCCCCAAACAACGGTTATTGAAAGAGGGGATTTTATTACTGATCATCCAAACACTGAACGGCACTATCACGGGTGCGCAAACTATTAAGCCCAATGGTGAAAAACGACTTGTTGCAGGCTCACAGAAAAAGGGCAGTGTTATCCCCGTATCTGAGATAACCGGCACACCGGACACGTGCATCATTACCGAGGGTTATGCAACGGCGTTAACGATCAGTCAGTTACATGAAGGCGTGGTACTGGCAGCGCTTGATGAAGGCAACTTACCTAACGTGGCCGAACAGGTCAGGGAACGGTGGCCAGACGCGAAGATCATTCTTGCCGCCGATAACGATTGGCACGAACCGGGAGCGCTGGACAAAAACGGCAAACCCAAGAAGAACGTCGGCAAGATAGCGGCAGAAAAGACCGCCAAAGCGATTAATGGCTGGGTCGCGCTACCGCCCACGGAGTATAAAGCCGATTGGGACGACTATCGCCAGCGTCACGGCATTGAGGCAGCAAAGCAGGCATTCAGTCACGGGCTATATCAGGTGGGGGAGAAAAAGGCAGTGAACGCAGAAGCAGCCGTGATCCACGAAAATAAGAAAAAAAGTCCCCATCTGGCACAAATGGCCGCCAGTCAACGCGGGGAACTGCTTGCAGAATATTACGGCAAAGTGGCGGTGAATCCTGAAAGTGAAATGGTCTATCGCTATAATGGCGCAACATGGGAGACGGTGCCGGACAGTGAACTGCTCCGCGCAATGGTGGCAATCTTTAATCAGCATGAAACCCCTTATAGCCCCAATGGGATCAACAATGCTATCAGTGCCATGAAATTACAAATTCCGGTTATTGGTGAACAACGCCGTGATTTAATTGGGTTTAGTAACGGTGTGTATGACTTGTCAGAACAGGTATTCAGGCCACATCAGCCGGCACATTGGTTAATCAACCATAACGGCATTGAATTTACCCAACCTGTCGCAGATGAAAACTTACAGGATCATGCGCCTTATTTTTATCGCTGGCTGTCTCATTCGGCAGGTCAGGATAAAGATAAGATGGCGCGTATTAATGCCGCCCTGTTTATGATCCTGGCAAACCGCTATGACTGGCAGCTATTTATTGAAGTCACTGGTGAAGGTGGCAGCGGCAAGAGTGTATTTACGTATATCGCAACGTTATTAGCAGGAGAACACAATACGGCCAGTGGTAATATGAAAGCGCTGGATGAAGCGAGAGGCCGTTATCAATTTGTGGGTAAGAGTTTAATTACGCTGCCCGATCAGGTTAAATATGTCGGTGAGGGGGCGGGCATTAAGGCCATTACAGGCGGCGACCTGATTGAAGTTGACGGGAAATATGAAAAACAGTTTTCCACGATTATTAAAGCCGTGGTATTAGCCACCAATAACGAACCGATGAGCTTTACCGAACGCAATGGCGGCATTTCACGGCGGCGGGTGATATTCCCGTTTAATATTCCGGTCAAGGAATCAGAAAAAGATCCACAATTGCTGGAGAAAATCAGCCGGGAATTGCCGGTGATTATTCGCCATTTATTAACCGAATTTGCCGACCAGAATAAGGCTAAAAAATTACTACAGGCACAACGGGATTCCAGCGAAGCGTTATCAGTGAAATGCCACTCAGATCCCTTATATCGCTTTTGTGGTTATCTGGTGTCCGTGGATAATATTATCGGGATGAAGATGGGGAATAAAAATATCAGCCCACGGGCACCGCGTATTTATCTTTATCATGCCTATTTGTCTTTTATGGAAGCGCACGGATTTGAACGGCCGTTAACCCTGACAAAATTTGGTGATTCAATCCCCAAGATTATGCAGGAGTACCGGAAGGACTATCGAAAAGTCAGGACAAAGCAAGGGTATTCGTATAACGTGGCGTTATCCGAAGAGGCCGAAGAATGGCTTCCGGCAGTGCCTGAACTGCACAGAGGTTAA
- a CDS encoding DUF6402 family protein, producing MSILKTKTVKGGETTTILFDELSLYDIPKIMDKMGWTTASALMKHWFSIKPAFKFNERIRDGFVNGNAMEIPKEQVNNSIVKMDWARRYEVITDNIDELKNIWASENGKKRLFTDIFERNKEKEANGLIHIGYENSAIELDYLSQINYRRFGKYRDTMDELMGAIGVGTLKVAVRGYFDIKGNKKIFTVEKLGFYIKDTYDFTDEHIISEPLGIWSRQGIVPRKEVPVYMASFVSGAFGWLYKNYRGYVPVFNQDFRKWQDIHNEGGDFVVFSDVYWTDPLEKDKVIYEGY from the coding sequence ATGAGTATTTTAAAAACAAAAACCGTTAAAGGCGGTGAAACTACAACGATTCTATTTGATGAATTATCGCTTTATGATATTCCAAAAATTATGGATAAGATGGGATGGACGACAGCATCAGCTTTGATGAAACATTGGTTTTCAATTAAACCTGCATTTAAGTTTAATGAAAGAATAAGAGATGGTTTTGTCAATGGTAATGCAATGGAGATACCTAAAGAACAAGTTAATAATTCAATTGTAAAAATGGATTGGGCTAGAAGATATGAAGTAATAACTGATAATATTGACGAGTTAAAAAATATTTGGGCTAGTGAAAATGGAAAAAAAAGATTGTTTACCGATATATTTGAAAGGAATAAAGAAAAAGAAGCTAATGGATTGATACATATAGGTTATGAAAACAGCGCGATTGAACTTGATTATTTATCTCAAATTAATTACAGGCGTTTTGGAAAGTATCGGGACACTATGGATGAATTGATGGGAGCAATAGGTGTTGGTACTCTAAAAGTTGCTGTGAGAGGTTATTTTGACATAAAAGGAAATAAGAAGATATTCACGGTAGAGAAGTTAGGCTTTTACATAAAAGATACCTATGATTTCACGGATGAGCATATTATAAGTGAGCCACTAGGTATATGGTCAAGACAAGGTATTGTACCCAGAAAAGAAGTCCCTGTTTATATGGCGAGTTTTGTTTCTGGTGCGTTTGGATGGTTATACAAAAATTATAGAGGTTACGTTCCTGTGTTCAATCAAGATTTCAGAAAATGGCAAGACATACATAATGAAGGTGGTGATTTCGTTGTATTTTCTGATGTATATTGGACTGACCCATTAGAAAAGGACAAGGTAATATATGAAGGTTACTAA
- a CDS encoding DUF6201 family protein, producing MKVTKIIKYGIMFIFFLWWFVLSHVTFLPSFLESGERKKDDYRVVFYTPLPVNAIGIYYYINYPRPYFAVLYKNNKYIGQSSPFYMDDDSAMMGDNYGFPNEKYDEFYIVCCNEYNISITKKEWWSKILQYFH from the coding sequence ATGAAGGTTACTAAGATAATTAAATATGGCATTATGTTCATATTTTTTCTATGGTGGTTTGTGTTATCACATGTAACCTTCTTACCTTCTTTTTTAGAGAGCGGTGAACGTAAGAAAGACGATTATAGAGTGGTTTTTTATACACCTCTTCCTGTGAATGCTATCGGAATTTATTATTATATAAATTACCCAAGGCCATATTTTGCTGTTTTATATAAAAACAATAAATACATTGGTCAAAGTTCTCCTTTTTATATGGATGATGATTCCGCTATGATGGGTGATAATTATGGATTTCCCAATGAAAAATATGATGAATTTTATATTGTTTGCTGTAATGAATATAATATATCAATAACAAAAAAAGAATGGTGGAGCAAAATACTGCAATATTTCCATTAA
- a CDS encoding phage major capsid protein gives MKKLLELRQQKADLTTQMRSLLTKAETEKRSLTEDEAKQFDELRNQFDTLNAEIARYESIANEERHQAKTQPTSEKLSNDELRHYIVTGETRALSTGVPSEGGYTVIPELNRQIMQQLADESVMRRICTLKTTRSNEYKQLVSIGGAAVVHGEEGKARGETATPKMEEVSIKLFPIYAYPKTTQEIIDFSDVDILGWLTAEIADTFVDTEETDLVNGDGSKKAKGFLSYPRDTQADKARAFGTLQKLEVATLEADSLIDLKFLLRNKYRKNAVWVMNSNTAAKVQKLKNGNGDYIWRERLQAGDPDMLLGLPVHYLEFMPDNVIGLGDFKRGYFIVDHETGTRTRPDNITEPGFYKVHTDKYLGGGLVDSNAIKVLELKAGK, from the coding sequence ATGAAAAAGCTACTTGAATTACGCCAGCAAAAAGCCGATTTAACTACCCAGATGCGTTCATTGCTCACCAAAGCCGAAACTGAAAAACGTTCCCTAACCGAAGATGAAGCCAAACAGTTTGACGAACTGCGCAACCAGTTCGACACCCTGAATGCTGAAATTGCCCGTTATGAGTCAATTGCTAATGAAGAGCGCCATCAGGCAAAGACCCAGCCGACCAGTGAAAAACTCAGTAATGACGAACTGCGACACTATATCGTGACCGGCGAAACCCGCGCCTTGTCTACGGGTGTCCCGTCAGAGGGTGGCTATACCGTTATTCCTGAACTGAACAGGCAGATCATGCAGCAATTGGCGGATGAATCGGTCATGCGCCGGATCTGTACCCTCAAGACCACACGCAGCAACGAATACAAACAGTTGGTTTCGATCGGTGGGGCAGCGGTAGTACACGGGGAAGAGGGCAAGGCACGCGGTGAGACAGCTACGCCGAAGATGGAAGAAGTCAGCATTAAGCTGTTCCCTATTTACGCCTATCCCAAGACTACCCAAGAGATTATCGATTTTAGCGACGTGGATATCTTAGGTTGGCTGACCGCTGAAATTGCCGACACCTTCGTCGATACCGAAGAAACGGATCTGGTGAACGGTGACGGCAGCAAAAAAGCGAAAGGCTTCCTGTCCTATCCCCGTGATACCCAAGCCGACAAAGCGCGCGCATTTGGCACCCTGCAAAAGCTGGAAGTTGCCACCCTTGAAGCCGACAGCCTGATTGACCTTAAGTTTTTGCTCAGGAACAAGTACCGCAAGAACGCCGTATGGGTGATGAACTCCAACACAGCCGCCAAGGTACAGAAGCTGAAAAACGGCAACGGCGATTATATCTGGCGCGAACGTTTGCAGGCGGGTGATCCCGATATGCTGCTGGGCTTGCCTGTCCACTATCTTGAATTTATGCCGGATAACGTTATCGGTCTGGGTGACTTCAAGCGCGGTTACTTCATCGTTGACCACGAAACAGGCACCCGCACCCGTCCTGACAATATCACCGAACCGGGATTTTATAAGGTTCACACTGATAAATATTTGGGCGGGGGCTTGGTGGATTCCAACGCAATCAAGGTGCTGGAACTGAAAGCCGGCAAATAA
- a CDS encoding HK97 family phage prohead protease, which produces MNNDFEIRTASLSASDKKLVGYAIRWNSRSHLLWDEFVEQFAPNAFRASLTSGADVRALYEHDHMNLLGRTTSGTLQLSEDATGLRFELTPPNTQLGRDVLTLVERGDISGMSFGFRALKDQWDIGQEPYVRTVVEAELREITITSLPAYPESGVEIAKRSLNGVTPRVDDLRHYWLQLSEV; this is translated from the coding sequence ATGAATAATGATTTTGAAATCCGCACCGCCTCCTTGTCAGCATCAGATAAAAAGCTGGTCGGCTACGCGATCCGGTGGAACAGCCGATCCCATCTCTTGTGGGATGAGTTCGTGGAACAGTTTGCCCCGAATGCCTTTCGTGCCAGCTTAACTTCTGGCGCAGATGTCAGGGCATTGTATGAGCATGATCATATGAACCTGTTAGGCCGCACCACATCCGGCACCTTACAGCTTAGTGAAGATGCTACCGGGCTACGCTTCGAGTTAACCCCACCGAATACCCAATTAGGCCGCGATGTACTAACGCTGGTTGAACGGGGTGATATCTCTGGTATGTCCTTTGGGTTCAGGGCATTGAAGGATCAATGGGATATTGGTCAAGAACCGTATGTCAGAACCGTCGTGGAGGCTGAACTACGGGAAATCACGATCACCAGCCTGCCCGCCTACCCTGAGAGTGGGGTGGAGATTGCCAAGCGCTCACTCAATGGGGTTACGCCCCGTGTGGATGATTTGCGTCATTACTGGCTGCAACTGTCTGAGGTGTAA
- a CDS encoding phage portal protein: MWLFKRKAPETRSMTMEEFLSLAGVSNTKSGEHVSPSTAEGLPAVMNAVTVISEAVASMPCYLYRVAHQNSKESREWLSDHPVDYLLNECPNDCQTPYQFKRTLMRHCLLNGNAYAVIVWGRDGQPQSLHPYPASAVVPQRLSDHRFAYTITEPYSGKVKTYLQEEVLHLRYATEDGFLGRSPVTVCRETLGLGLAQQRHGASIMKEGMMAAGVIKSADWLDGTKGAKALEALERYKGARNAGKTPILEGGMEYQQLGMSNQDAEWLSSRRFTIDDIARMFNVSPIFLQEYSNSTYSNFSEASRAFLTITMRPWLANFEQQIKSALLMASPKRGIRYQVEFDTADLLRANPRERFQSYETAIKSGVMSPNEAREREGLSPREGGDEFSQAWKQEIQIKTPASKGDE, from the coding sequence ATGTGGCTGTTTAAGCGAAAAGCGCCTGAAACCCGTAGTATGACGATGGAGGAGTTTCTTTCTCTGGCGGGCGTATCTAACACTAAATCGGGGGAGCATGTTTCACCGTCCACGGCAGAGGGCTTACCCGCCGTGATGAATGCCGTTACTGTCATTAGTGAAGCCGTTGCCTCTATGCCTTGCTACCTCTATCGGGTTGCGCACCAAAACAGTAAAGAGTCCCGCGAGTGGCTCAGCGATCACCCGGTGGATTACTTGCTCAATGAGTGCCCGAATGACTGCCAGACCCCGTACCAGTTTAAAAGAACCCTGATGCGTCATTGTCTGTTAAATGGCAATGCGTATGCGGTGATTGTCTGGGGGCGGGATGGTCAGCCGCAATCATTACACCCTTACCCGGCGTCAGCAGTCGTACCACAACGGTTATCCGATCACCGATTCGCCTACACCATCACCGAACCCTATAGCGGCAAGGTAAAAACCTACCTGCAAGAAGAAGTCCTGCACCTGCGCTATGCCACCGAAGACGGTTTTCTTGGCCGCTCGCCCGTCACTGTTTGTCGTGAAACCTTGGGCTTGGGGCTGGCGCAACAACGCCACGGCGCCAGCATTATGAAAGAGGGCATGATGGCGGCGGGGGTAATTAAATCCGCTGACTGGCTGGACGGGACGAAAGGCGCCAAGGCACTGGAAGCCCTCGAACGTTATAAAGGTGCCCGTAATGCAGGTAAGACGCCCATTCTTGAGGGCGGGATGGAGTACCAACAATTGGGGATGAGTAACCAAGATGCGGAGTGGTTGTCTTCCCGCCGTTTCACCATTGACGATATCGCCCGGATGTTCAACGTCAGCCCTATCTTTCTGCAAGAGTACTCAAACAGCACCTACAGCAACTTTAGCGAAGCGTCGCGTGCCTTTCTGACTATCACCATGCGCCCGTGGCTCGCCAACTTTGAGCAACAAATCAAATCAGCCTTATTGATGGCCTCACCGAAACGGGGGATACGTTACCAAGTCGAGTTTGATACAGCCGACTTACTGCGCGCTAACCCACGGGAACGCTTCCAGAGCTATGAGACGGCGATTAAGTCAGGGGTGATGTCACCGAATGAAGCCCGTGAACGGGAGGGCTTATCACCGCGTGAAGGGGGTGATGAATTCAGCC